In a single window of the Bradyrhizobium sp. ORS 285 genome:
- a CDS encoding ABC transporter ATP-binding protein, with protein MTPESSALAVRGLTKCFERPAVDGLDLVVRAGEFYALVGPNGAGKTTTLRMVAGLLKPDGGEIAIFGIDALRDPIAAKQVMAWVSDEPMIYDKLTPLEYLEFVAGLWGVDPANSGNAARELLVSLGLEPHLHERCEGFSKGMRQKVALAGALVHDPQLIILDEPLTGLDAVSARHVKGLLAERVRRGGTVIMTTHILEVAERMADRIGVIAAGRIVAEGTLAELRQQNGRTDTSLEELFIALVDVESAA; from the coding sequence ATGACACCAGAGAGCTCCGCCCTCGCTGTGCGAGGGTTAACCAAATGTTTCGAACGGCCGGCTGTCGACGGGCTCGACCTCGTCGTGCGCGCCGGTGAGTTCTATGCGCTGGTCGGCCCCAACGGCGCCGGCAAGACCACGACCTTGCGCATGGTCGCCGGCCTGTTGAAGCCGGATGGCGGCGAGATCGCGATCTTCGGCATCGACGCGCTGCGCGACCCGATTGCCGCCAAGCAGGTGATGGCGTGGGTGTCGGACGAGCCGATGATCTACGACAAGCTCACGCCGCTCGAATATCTCGAATTCGTCGCAGGGCTCTGGGGCGTCGATCCCGCGAACTCGGGCAACGCCGCGCGCGAGCTGCTGGTCTCGCTCGGGCTCGAGCCGCATCTGCACGAGCGCTGCGAGGGCTTCTCCAAGGGCATGCGGCAGAAGGTGGCGCTTGCCGGCGCGCTGGTGCACGACCCACAGCTGATCATTTTGGACGAGCCGCTGACCGGCCTTGATGCGGTCTCCGCCCGTCACGTCAAGGGTCTCCTGGCTGAGCGGGTCCGCCGCGGCGGCACCGTGATCATGACGACGCACATTCTCGAAGTGGCCGAGCGCATGGCCGACCGCATCGGCGTCATCGCGGCCGGGCGGATCGTGGCCGAGGGCACGCTCGCCGAGCTGCGCCAGCAGAATGGCCGCACCGATACCAGCCTCGAAGAGCTGTTCATCGCGCTCGTCGACGTCGAGTCCGCGGCATGA
- a CDS encoding aspartate/glutamate racemase family protein has protein sequence MNILLLNPNIRSDITDLMLQVGRDAAAPGTTLIPCTAPRGVPYIATRAEAQIGGAVALEMLAERNGTFDAAIIAAFGDPGLFAARELFDVPVIGLAEAAMLTACMAGRRFAIVTFAQALGPWYEECVRMHGLMERWAGIRMLDGSFKQISDVQHEKEDLLVELALRAVEENEADVLIFAGAPLSGLAARVAHRIPVPVVDQVIAAVKQAEALLALNMRKATAGTFRRPAAKPTTGLPEALAARLEHRDV, from the coding sequence ATGAACATCCTGCTGCTCAATCCCAATATCCGCTCCGACATCACCGACCTGATGCTGCAGGTCGGCCGCGACGCCGCCGCGCCGGGCACGACGCTGATCCCCTGCACCGCGCCGCGCGGCGTGCCCTACATCGCCACCCGCGCGGAAGCGCAGATCGGCGGCGCGGTGGCGCTGGAAATGCTGGCGGAGCGCAACGGCACGTTCGATGCCGCCATCATCGCCGCATTCGGCGATCCCGGCCTGTTCGCTGCGCGCGAGCTGTTCGACGTGCCGGTGATCGGACTTGCGGAAGCGGCGATGCTGACGGCCTGCATGGCCGGACGGCGCTTCGCCATCGTCACCTTCGCGCAAGCGCTCGGCCCCTGGTACGAGGAGTGCGTGCGCATGCACGGGCTGATGGAGCGCTGGGCCGGCATCCGCATGCTCGACGGCAGCTTCAAGCAGATCTCGGACGTGCAGCACGAGAAGGAGGATCTGCTGGTGGAGCTGGCGTTGCGCGCGGTCGAGGAGAACGAGGCCGACGTGCTGATCTTCGCCGGCGCGCCGCTGTCGGGCCTCGCTGCCAGAGTCGCGCATCGCATTCCCGTGCCGGTGGTGGATCAGGTGATCGCCGCGGTGAAGCAGGCCGAGGCGCTGCTCGCGCTGAACATGCGCAAGGCCACCGCGGGCACGTTCCGCCGCCCGGCGGCGAAGCCGACCACGGGCCTGCCGGAGGCGCTGGCGGCCCGGCTGGAGCATCGCGACGTGTAG
- a CDS encoding ABC transporter permease, with protein sequence MSGRQRNWEALSFQIVMTVIAVLALILIVSPSLVVVIVSFTSGFSLKFPPPGYSTRWYIELWNAWQLQFAARNSVVVALWSTGLSIVLGVAAALAISRSKALTAKLLDSLFMSPLVLPALAFGLAALMFFSLIGLPVSLLTLVIGHTIVCVPYVVRNTVAALAQLEPTLLESSAILGASRLYTFRRIVLPLIRPGIISGAFIAFMSSFDNVPVSLFLRDAATDMLPIRMWQDLEGKLDVTIAALSSVLIIATVALMAIMERTTGLSKRLTG encoded by the coding sequence ATGAGCGGGCGGCAGCGCAACTGGGAGGCGCTCAGCTTCCAGATCGTTATGACGGTGATCGCGGTGCTGGCACTGATCCTGATCGTGTCGCCGTCGCTGGTCGTCGTGATCGTATCCTTCACATCAGGCTTCTCGCTGAAATTCCCGCCGCCGGGCTATTCGACCCGCTGGTACATCGAATTGTGGAACGCCTGGCAGCTGCAATTCGCCGCGCGTAACAGCGTCGTGGTCGCGCTGTGGTCGACGGGTCTGTCGATCGTGCTCGGCGTCGCCGCGGCGCTGGCGATCTCGCGATCCAAGGCGCTGACCGCGAAGCTGCTGGACTCCCTGTTCATGTCGCCGCTGGTGCTGCCCGCGCTCGCCTTCGGGCTGGCGGCACTGATGTTCTTCTCGCTGATCGGCCTGCCGGTGTCGCTGCTGACGCTAGTCATCGGCCACACCATCGTCTGCGTGCCCTATGTCGTCCGCAACACGGTCGCCGCGCTGGCGCAGCTCGAGCCGACCTTGCTGGAGAGTTCAGCGATCCTCGGCGCCTCCAGGCTCTATACGTTCCGCCGCATCGTGCTGCCGCTGATCCGTCCCGGCATCATCTCCGGCGCGTTCATCGCCTTCATGTCGTCGTTCGACAACGTGCCGGTGTCGCTGTTCCTGCGCGACGCCGCCACCGACATGCTGCCGATCCGGATGTGGCAGGACCTCGAAGGGAAGCTCGACGTCACCATCGCCGCGCTGTCCAGCGTGCTGATCATCGCGACGGTCGCGCTGATGGCGATCATGGAGCGCACCACGGGGCTGTCGAAGCGGCTGACGGGGTGA
- the uraH gene encoding hydroxyisourate hydrolase produces the protein MAGGISVHAVDVANGRPALGLRVAIWRVAPDRTLLAEGTLGADGTLQAPVVKGDGVTMGEYEVLFHIGEFFGAKAQTKFLTTVPFRFAIDKVEEHFHLPLKFTPWGYSIFRGA, from the coding sequence ATGGCCGGCGGGATCTCGGTTCATGCAGTCGATGTGGCGAATGGGCGCCCTGCGCTTGGTCTGCGCGTCGCCATCTGGCGGGTGGCGCCAGACCGCACGCTGCTTGCCGAAGGAACGCTCGGCGCCGACGGCACCTTGCAGGCGCCGGTCGTCAAGGGCGACGGCGTCACCATGGGTGAGTATGAGGTGCTGTTCCATATCGGCGAGTTCTTCGGGGCAAAGGCGCAAACGAAATTCCTGACCACAGTGCCGTTTCGCTTCGCCATCGACAAGGTCGAGGAGCATTTTCACCTGCCGCTGAAATTCACGCCGTGGGGCTATTCGATCTTCCGCGGGGCTTAG
- a CDS encoding DUF2256 domain-containing protein: protein MPKMRRKSDLPTKMCAACGRPFAWRRKWARDWDEVKYCSDRCRSDRSRTSSAPPATPGGRQHAV, encoded by the coding sequence ATGCCGAAGATGCGTCGCAAGTCCGATTTGCCGACCAAGATGTGCGCCGCGTGCGGCCGTCCATTCGCGTGGCGGCGCAAATGGGCCCGCGACTGGGACGAGGTGAAGTATTGCTCCGACCGCTGTCGGTCGGATCGCAGCCGGACGTCTTCCGCTCCACCTGCCACGCCCGGAGGACGACAGCATGCTGTCTGA
- a CDS encoding SDR family NAD(P)-dependent oxidoreductase: MANQLIATETRDAASGAAPPLPRHTVRLDSFPRGGVAAVFGASGGIGAALSSALAETGHFNAILCCSRSSDPAFDLTDEASVAQASEAIAAAGEIRLVIIATGMLHEGDALPEKSLRELDAERLARVFATNATGPALLMKHLLPILPRTGKAMLAALSARVGSIGDNRLGGWYGYRASKAALNQFVHCAAIELARRAPEAICVALHPGTVATKLSAPFASASGVAPVEAARHLLGVIDRLGPQDSGGFYDWRGTPVPW; encoded by the coding sequence GTGGCGAACCAGCTAATCGCGACCGAGACGCGAGACGCCGCTTCGGGCGCTGCGCCTCCCCTGCCCCGGCATACCGTCCGACTCGACTCCTTCCCGCGCGGCGGCGTCGCTGCGGTGTTCGGCGCCAGCGGCGGCATCGGTGCGGCGCTGAGCTCGGCGCTCGCCGAAACCGGCCATTTCAATGCGATCCTCTGCTGCAGCCGGAGCAGCGATCCCGCGTTCGACCTCACCGATGAAGCCAGCGTGGCTCAGGCGTCCGAGGCAATCGCAGCGGCCGGTGAGATCCGGCTCGTCATCATCGCCACCGGGATGCTGCACGAGGGCGACGCGCTGCCGGAGAAGAGTTTGCGCGAGCTCGACGCCGAGCGTCTTGCCCGCGTCTTCGCCACCAACGCGACCGGACCAGCCTTGCTGATGAAGCATCTGCTGCCAATTCTGCCGCGCACGGGGAAGGCCATGCTTGCCGCGCTGTCGGCGCGGGTCGGCTCGATCGGCGATAACCGGCTCGGCGGCTGGTACGGCTATCGTGCCTCAAAGGCTGCGCTGAACCAGTTCGTACACTGCGCAGCCATCGAGCTTGCCCGCCGCGCGCCCGAAGCGATCTGCGTGGCGCTGCATCCCGGCACGGTGGCGACGAAACTGTCGGCGCCGTTCGCCTCGGCTTCCGGCGTTGCCCCAGTCGAAGCGGCGCGTCATCTGCTCGGGGTGATCGATCGGCTCGGGCCGCAGGACTCCGGCGGCTTCTACGATTGGCGCGGCACGCCCGTGCCGTGGTGA
- a CDS encoding ABC transporter substrate-binding protein — MMLDRRRLLTSALTLGAMHAFPGLSLAQARPLVFATFTGSWEEAHKAVLVPAFRKANADAAIVLDPMLSVDQIAKVNAAKANPPIDVMLHDPGPALVAIGQDLVEPYPADKSTYFKDLIPEAQDAMGPAPFFQVVGLTYNPETVKTPPTSWADLWKPEFKGKVGITNLNSTLGTGWLVEIARMRGGSEANVDEGFKALEELKPNLAAVAANPGALATLFQQGQIDISPGNFNAIQILKARGVPVEFVAPKEGAIAFKTTIHIVKNSPNKELAFKLIEAALSPEVQTTLMNSPYLIVPTNTKVAMSGEIAKVLAKDTAELKKKFVFQDWKKINEQRASWIEKFNRDIKI; from the coding sequence ATGATGCTTGATCGCCGCCGGCTCCTGACCAGCGCCTTGACGCTGGGCGCCATGCACGCCTTTCCAGGCCTCAGCCTCGCGCAGGCGCGGCCGCTGGTGTTCGCGACGTTCACCGGCAGTTGGGAGGAGGCGCACAAGGCGGTGCTCGTGCCCGCGTTCCGCAAGGCAAACGCCGATGCCGCCATCGTGCTGGACCCGATGCTGTCGGTCGACCAGATCGCCAAGGTCAATGCCGCCAAGGCCAATCCGCCGATCGACGTCATGCTGCATGATCCGGGTCCTGCACTGGTCGCGATCGGCCAGGACCTCGTGGAGCCCTACCCCGCCGACAAGAGTACCTATTTCAAGGACCTGATTCCGGAAGCGCAGGACGCGATGGGCCCGGCGCCGTTCTTCCAGGTCGTCGGTCTCACCTACAATCCGGAGACAGTGAAGACGCCGCCGACCTCGTGGGCGGATCTGTGGAAGCCGGAGTTCAAGGGCAAGGTCGGCATCACCAATCTCAACTCCACGCTCGGCACCGGCTGGCTGGTCGAGATCGCGCGCATGCGCGGCGGCTCCGAGGCCAATGTCGACGAGGGCTTCAAGGCGTTGGAGGAGCTGAAGCCGAACCTCGCCGCCGTCGCCGCCAATCCCGGCGCGCTCGCGACCTTGTTCCAGCAGGGCCAGATCGACATCTCGCCCGGCAACTTCAACGCCATCCAGATCCTCAAAGCGCGCGGCGTGCCGGTCGAATTCGTGGCGCCGAAGGAAGGCGCGATCGCCTTCAAGACCACGATCCACATCGTCAAGAACTCGCCGAACAAGGAGCTCGCCTTCAAGCTGATCGAGGCCGCGCTGTCGCCGGAGGTGCAGACCACCTTGATGAACTCGCCCTATCTGATCGTGCCGACCAACACCAAGGTCGCGATGTCCGGCGAGATCGCAAAGGTGCTGGCCAAGGACACCGCGGAGCTGAAGAAGAAGTTCGTGTTCCAGGATTGGAAGAAGATCAACGAGCAGCGCGCCTCCTGGATCGAGAAGTTCAACCGCGACATCAAGATCTGA
- a CDS encoding cupin domain-containing protein yields MSPSLIETANLAVDLSPAPIEPSWIIEGNPTATSCTIARSSDGLGSTIVWHCTEGKFNWYYDFDETILILEGAIVLESEGMPAKRYGPGDVIFFRDGAHAKWHVEGHVKKLAFCLKTQPYLLGLAVRVINKLKRMFLTPEGRRGTSLAGA; encoded by the coding sequence ATGTCGCCCTCCTTGATCGAAACCGCCAATCTCGCCGTCGACCTGTCGCCGGCGCCGATCGAGCCGTCCTGGATCATCGAGGGCAATCCCACCGCGACCTCCTGCACCATCGCGCGCAGCAGCGACGGCCTGGGCTCGACCATCGTCTGGCACTGCACCGAGGGCAAGTTCAACTGGTACTACGATTTCGACGAGACCATCCTGATCCTCGAAGGCGCAATCGTGCTGGAGAGCGAGGGGATGCCGGCGAAGCGTTATGGACCGGGCGACGTGATCTTCTTCCGCGACGGCGCGCATGCGAAGTGGCATGTCGAGGGCCACGTCAAGAAGCTCGCCTTCTGCCTGAAGACGCAGCCTTATCTGCTCGGCCTCGCGGTGCGCGTGATCAACAAGCTCAAGCGCATGTTCCTGACGCCGGAAGGGCGCCGCGGGACGAGCCTGGCCGGCGCGTAA
- a CDS encoding alpha/beta fold hydrolase has product MSDRGGSLQAQVMHPIKAIDAGLLSIAYVESGPSDGPVVILLHGYPYDIHSYVDVAPRLAAQGCRVIVPYVRGYGPTRFRDPSTPRSGQQAAIGADLIALMDALAIPRAVFAGYDWGGRGACVGAALWPERCAGLVSVNGYLIQDISKALEPAPVPREFALWYQWYFQTERGRAGLAAHRAEIARLLWQQWSPNWQFDDATFTRSAAAFDNPDHVDIVINSYRHRYGLAEGDPRYQELEQRLASLPVITVPTITLDGDSDGVIPATDGRAHAAKFSNRLAHRVIPRAGHNLPQEEPEAFAAAVMEMLR; this is encoded by the coding sequence ATGAGTGATCGGGGCGGATCGTTGCAGGCGCAGGTGATGCATCCGATCAAGGCGATCGATGCTGGACTCCTGAGCATCGCTTATGTCGAAAGCGGCCCCTCGGATGGTCCCGTCGTCATCCTGCTGCACGGCTATCCCTACGACATCCACTCCTATGTCGACGTCGCCCCGCGCCTCGCCGCGCAGGGCTGCCGCGTCATCGTGCCCTATGTGCGCGGCTATGGGCCAACCCGCTTCCGCGACCCGTCGACGCCACGCTCCGGCCAGCAGGCCGCCATCGGCGCCGATTTGATCGCCCTGATGGACGCGCTGGCGATCCCGCGCGCCGTGTTCGCCGGCTATGATTGGGGCGGACGCGGCGCCTGCGTCGGGGCGGCCCTCTGGCCCGAGCGCTGCGCGGGTCTGGTCTCCGTGAACGGCTATCTGATCCAGGACATCTCCAAGGCGCTCGAGCCTGCACCTGTCCCGCGCGAGTTCGCGCTCTGGTATCAATGGTACTTTCAGACCGAGCGCGGCCGCGCCGGCCTCGCGGCCCACCGCGCCGAAATCGCCCGCCTGCTATGGCAGCAATGGTCGCCGAACTGGCAGTTCGATGATGCGACCTTCACGCGCTCGGCGGCGGCGTTCGACAATCCCGATCACGTCGATATCGTGATCAACAGCTATCGCCATCGCTATGGGCTCGCCGAAGGCGATCCGCGCTATCAGGAGCTGGAGCAGCGGCTGGCGAGCCTGCCCGTCATCACCGTGCCGACGATCACGCTCGACGGTGACAGCGACGGCGTGATCCCGGCGACGGATGGCCGCGCGCACGCCGCGAAGTTCAGCAACCGCCTCGCCCATCGCGTGATCCCGCGCGCCGGACATAACCTGCCGCAGGAGGAGCCCGAGGCCTTCGCCGCCGCCGTCATGGAGATGCTGCGCTGA
- a CDS encoding MFS transporter, with protein MIDAKPEAAPAPPLWPALVAMTALQALVSLALFAPGTVAPRAGLSIEELSLFSTAAFAISLVSSFWGGTLVQKAGSLRVAALCAVAVCAGMSLATLGNGWALLGAGLVLGLAAGPETPASAALLGRLVPPEQRAMVFSIRQTGSQIGAVVGSLLLPPLAVGLAPSSAYAAVIVCAVIGFISFERLRPAYGVKLPAMPYLGLRQRLQLVSSDRRMAALAVASIPFSGMQVILNTCYISFGTSELALSHVEAGWLLASAQGAGLIGRLGWGAVATRLRSARAVLVMAGAGMAVCALLLGLYGPLLSGSILVLLTFVFGLTASGWNGVFIAEIANLAKPGRVAEATGAVLTTSFLGLVAAPLLVAVLTPRIGLGGSFVILGLTAAAGAAVLLMERSDARN; from the coding sequence ATGATAGACGCGAAACCTGAGGCGGCGCCAGCGCCGCCGTTGTGGCCTGCGCTGGTTGCGATGACCGCACTGCAGGCGCTGGTGTCGCTGGCGCTGTTCGCGCCGGGCACGGTGGCGCCGCGCGCCGGGCTCAGCATCGAGGAATTGTCGCTGTTCTCGACCGCCGCGTTCGCGATCAGCCTGGTGTCCTCGTTCTGGGGCGGCACCTTGGTGCAAAAGGCCGGCTCGCTGCGCGTGGCGGCGCTGTGCGCGGTGGCCGTCTGCGCCGGAATGTCACTGGCGACACTCGGCAACGGCTGGGCGCTGCTCGGCGCGGGCCTCGTGCTCGGACTTGCGGCCGGGCCGGAAACGCCGGCGAGCGCGGCGCTGCTCGGGCGTCTCGTGCCGCCCGAGCAACGCGCGATGGTGTTCTCGATCCGGCAGACCGGCAGCCAGATCGGCGCTGTCGTCGGCTCGCTGCTGCTGCCGCCGCTCGCGGTGGGGCTGGCGCCAAGCTCCGCCTATGCCGCGGTGATCGTCTGCGCCGTGATCGGCTTCATCAGCTTCGAGCGGCTGCGCCCGGCCTATGGGGTCAAGTTGCCCGCCATGCCGTATCTCGGCCTGCGGCAACGGCTGCAACTCGTCAGTTCCGACCGCCGCATGGCTGCGCTCGCCGTGGCCTCGATCCCGTTCAGCGGCATGCAGGTGATCCTCAACACCTGCTACATCTCCTTCGGCACATCCGAGCTTGCGCTCAGTCATGTCGAGGCCGGCTGGCTGCTGGCCTCAGCGCAAGGCGCGGGCCTGATCGGACGGCTCGGATGGGGCGCCGTGGCGACGCGGCTGCGCTCGGCGCGCGCGGTGCTGGTGATGGCGGGCGCCGGCATGGCGGTGTGCGCGCTGCTGCTCGGCCTCTACGGACCGCTGCTGAGCGGATCGATTCTGGTCCTGCTCACATTCGTGTTCGGACTGACGGCGAGCGGCTGGAACGGCGTGTTCATCGCCGAGATCGCCAACCTCGCCAAGCCCGGTCGCGTGGCGGAGGCCACCGGCGCGGTGCTGACCACGTCGTTTCTCGGCCTCGTGGCGGCGCCGCTGCTGGTTGCGGTGCTGACGCCGCGCATCGGCCTCGGCGGCAGCTTCGTCATTCTTGGTCTGACCGCGGCCGCCGGTGCCGCCGTGCTGCTGATGGAGCGATCCGATGCGCGCAACTGA
- a CDS encoding MBL fold metallo-hydrolase, giving the protein MLRSLLSLLAVLISFASPVSAQSGPRTSECLAMAGDTPRAVPVSLRRTAASGNEVTITYAGHSTYFIDTPMGIRIATDYSGAYQVGRLPDVITMNRAHSTHYTLAPDPRIPHVLRGWGDDGKPAQIFERVGDVLIRNITTDIRRYFSDSLGGDMIKDGNSIFIFEVAGLCIGHLGHLHVKLDETHFAAIGRLDVVMVPIDGTYTMSLDGISEITKRLRASVVLPMHRFATPLDEFMRKIGQQFEIDRRTERSLKMSRELLPSSPTVIILDGV; this is encoded by the coding sequence ATGCTGCGTTCGCTGCTCTCGCTGCTTGCCGTCCTGATCTCGTTCGCGTCGCCTGTATCGGCGCAATCGGGACCGCGCACCAGCGAGTGCCTGGCGATGGCCGGCGATACCCCCCGCGCCGTCCCGGTTAGCCTGCGCCGGACGGCCGCGTCCGGCAACGAGGTGACGATCACCTATGCCGGCCATTCGACCTACTTCATCGACACCCCGATGGGCATCCGTATCGCCACCGACTACAGTGGCGCCTATCAGGTCGGGCGATTGCCTGATGTCATCACCATGAACCGGGCGCATTCGACTCACTACACGCTGGCGCCCGATCCGCGCATTCCGCATGTGTTGCGCGGCTGGGGCGATGACGGCAAGCCGGCGCAGATCTTCGAGCGCGTCGGCGACGTGCTGATCCGCAACATCACCACGGACATTCGGCGCTACTTCAGCGACTCGCTCGGCGGCGACATGATCAAGGACGGCAACTCGATCTTCATCTTCGAGGTCGCGGGGCTGTGCATCGGCCATCTCGGCCATCTGCACGTCAAACTCGACGAGACGCATTTCGCCGCGATCGGCCGGCTCGACGTGGTGATGGTGCCGATCGACGGCACCTACACGATGTCGCTCGACGGCATCTCGGAGATCACCAAGCGGCTGCGCGCCTCGGTGGTGCTGCCGATGCACCGCTTCGCAACGCCGCTCGACGAGTTCATGCGCAAGATCGGTCAGCAGTTCGAGATCGACCGGCGGACCGAGCGATCCTTGAAGATGTCGCGCGAGCTGTTGCCGTCGAGCCCGACCGTGATCATTCTCGACGGCGTCTAG
- a CDS encoding ABC transporter permease, which yields MKSATTARMTAPGDVTSFSLGLALPLGLVFAIFFVLPLAQLLYLSLHNDTAATVWGLGQYVKFLTDPFSLAVLGSTLLLGAEVTLACLVLGYPIAWLYQRSGSRVQTLIIMIVLLPLLTSVVVRTFAWIVILGRQGIINSVLQSLGLIGTPLRMIYTQGGLIAALAQVQMPLMVLPLITAIGRIDPNLSDASASLGAGSWRTFFKVMLPLSMPGVIAGCTLTYAAAITAFITQSLVGGGQMLFMPMYLYQQASTLQNWPFAAAISIIFLFAVLAIVALFSTLGRRARGYGDIR from the coding sequence ATGAAGAGCGCCACGACAGCACGGATGACGGCGCCTGGAGACGTGACCAGCTTCAGCCTGGGGCTCGCATTGCCCTTGGGCCTGGTGTTCGCGATCTTCTTCGTGCTGCCACTGGCGCAGCTCTTGTATCTCTCGCTCCACAACGACACCGCGGCGACGGTGTGGGGACTCGGCCAGTACGTCAAGTTCCTGACCGACCCCTTCAGCCTCGCCGTGCTCGGCTCGACGCTTCTGCTCGGCGCCGAGGTGACCCTCGCCTGCCTCGTGCTCGGCTATCCCATCGCCTGGCTGTACCAGCGCTCCGGCAGCCGGGTGCAGACCTTGATCATCATGATCGTGCTGCTGCCACTGCTCACCAGCGTCGTGGTCCGCACCTTCGCCTGGATTGTCATTCTTGGCCGGCAGGGCATCATCAACTCCGTGCTGCAATCGCTCGGACTGATCGGCACGCCGCTGCGCATGATCTACACGCAAGGCGGGCTCATCGCCGCGCTGGCGCAGGTGCAGATGCCGCTGATGGTCCTGCCGCTGATCACCGCCATCGGCCGCATCGATCCCAACCTCTCCGACGCCTCGGCCTCGCTCGGCGCCGGCAGTTGGCGCACCTTCTTCAAGGTCATGCTGCCGCTGTCGATGCCCGGCGTCATCGCCGGCTGCACCCTGACCTACGCCGCGGCGATCACCGCCTTCATCACCCAGTCGCTGGTCGGCGGCGGGCAGATGCTGTTCATGCCGATGTATCTCTACCAACAGGCCTCGACGTTGCAGAACTGGCCGTTCGCAGCCGCAATTTCGATCATCTTCCTGTTTGCGGTGCTCGCCATCGTCGCGCTGTTCTCGACCCTCGGCCGGCGCGCCCGCGGCTATGGAGACATCAGATGA
- a CDS encoding ABC transporter ATP-binding protein gives MASVSEAKSLVLDRITHRFASGTMAVSDINLDVRGGEIIALLGPSGCGKTTLLRIIAGFIGQSEGRVIIGNDVVDALPPNRRAVGIVFQNYALFPHLSISENVGYGLAARGVDKATRNKEAQRLLDMVQLGPFGERLPRQLSGGQQQRVALARALAIKPSILLLDEPFAALDKNLRLDMQIEVKRLQRMAGTTTLIVTHDQEEALSMADRVAVLSHGHLEQFGTPSEIYDQPQTLFVNTFVGTANKLKGTVLATDASEVKVALEAGGEIIARAPNPVRASDKVTVCLRPEHLAFVNDDSGFAGEIGMALPLGATVVHEIKAKDGSSIKISQARTGGTPLREAGTPVRVAPLAPGLATVFPQ, from the coding sequence ATGGCCAGCGTATCGGAAGCCAAGTCGCTCGTTCTCGATCGGATCACGCACCGCTTCGCCAGCGGCACGATGGCCGTCTCCGACATCAATCTGGATGTGAGAGGCGGCGAGATCATCGCGCTGCTCGGCCCGTCCGGCTGCGGCAAGACCACGCTGCTGCGCATCATCGCCGGCTTCATCGGCCAGAGCGAAGGGCGCGTCATCATCGGCAATGACGTCGTCGACGCGCTACCGCCCAACCGCCGCGCGGTCGGCATCGTGTTCCAGAACTACGCGCTGTTTCCGCATCTCTCGATCTCCGAGAATGTCGGCTATGGCCTTGCCGCGCGCGGCGTCGACAAGGCGACGCGCAACAAGGAGGCGCAGCGGCTGCTCGACATGGTGCAGCTCGGCCCGTTCGGCGAGCGGCTGCCGCGGCAATTGTCGGGCGGGCAGCAGCAGCGCGTGGCGCTGGCGCGCGCGCTCGCGATCAAGCCGTCGATCCTGCTGCTCGACGAGCCGTTTGCCGCGCTCGACAAGAATTTGCGGCTCGACATGCAGATCGAGGTCAAACGGCTGCAGCGCATGGCGGGGACCACGACATTGATCGTGACCCACGACCAGGAAGAGGCGCTGTCCATGGCCGATCGCGTCGCGGTGCTCAGCCACGGCCATCTCGAGCAGTTCGGCACGCCATCCGAGATCTACGACCAGCCGCAGACGCTGTTCGTGAATACCTTCGTCGGGACGGCGAACAAGCTGAAAGGCACGGTGCTTGCGACCGACGCGAGTGAGGTCAAGGTCGCGCTCGAAGCCGGCGGCGAGATCATTGCGCGTGCGCCGAACCCGGTTCGTGCCTCAGACAAGGTCACCGTCTGCCTGCGTCCCGAGCATCTCGCCTTCGTCAACGACGATTCGGGCTTCGCCGGCGAGATCGGCATGGCGCTGCCGCTCGGCGCCACCGTGGTGCACGAGATCAAGGCCAAGGACGGCTCCAGCATCAAGATCTCGCAGGCCCGCACCGGCGGCACGCCGCTGCGCGAGGCCGGCACGCCGGTGCGCGTGGCGCCGCTCGCGCCCGGGCTCGCGACCGTGTTCCCGCAATAG
- a CDS encoding DUF3429 domain-containing protein, translating to MLSDIPAPMRSLGLAGLIPFVGLAILVITSDETLRAAALRAQIGYGAVIVSFLGALHWGAAVQTPALANWPRMAWGVTPSLLGWVTLLLPPLPALVLLTAALLAALVFDEFSFGGDTSRAWFVKLRRLLSIGAMLSLVVTLSGVVIKGS from the coding sequence ATGCTGTCTGACATCCCCGCACCGATGCGAAGCCTCGGCCTTGCGGGTCTCATACCCTTCGTTGGCCTCGCGATCCTCGTCATCACTAGCGATGAGACGCTCCGCGCTGCAGCTCTGCGCGCGCAGATCGGCTACGGCGCGGTCATTGTCAGCTTCCTGGGCGCGTTGCATTGGGGCGCCGCCGTACAGACGCCGGCGCTGGCGAACTGGCCGCGCATGGCCTGGGGCGTGACGCCGTCATTGCTCGGCTGGGTCACCTTGCTGCTGCCGCCGCTCCCGGCGCTGGTGCTGCTCACGGCCGCGTTGCTGGCCGCGCTCGTATTCGATGAGTTCAGCTTCGGCGGCGATACGTCGCGAGCCTGGTTCGTCAAGCTGCGGCGCCTGCTCAGCATCGGCGCGATGCTCTCTCTCGTGGTGACGCTGAGCGGCGTCGTGATTAAAGGATCCTGA